Below is a genomic region from Spiroplasma endosymbiont of Dioctria linearis.
AGTGAGGTAAGTCAAAAGGACTTTAATATAAATTTTAATTTAAGTAAGAACTCTTCATTAAATTTAAAAATATCAAATATTGCAAATTATGATTGTAATGATAATTTTACTATTAACTTAAATGAAGAAAATACAGCAGTGGAATTTTATAATGCTACAATAATAAATAAAAGTTTTAAGAAAAACTCAATTATAAACTCAGTACATAAAGCAAGAAACTCATATTCAAATATTAGAACCTATGAAGTGCTAAAAGATACATCAAAAGGCTTTATTAGATGTATTAGTGATATTAAAAAGGGTTCAAATCAAGCAGAAGCACATCAGGAATTGAGATTATTGGTTCTAGATAAAAAGGCAAAAGCAGATTCTGACCCAGTTTTATTAATTGATGAAAATGATATTGTGGCAAGTCATGCTAATGCAATTGGTATGCTTGACCCTGATCAAGTATTTTACTTGCTTTCAAGAGGTTTAAATGAAACTCAAGCACAAGAATTAATCATAAATGGGTATTTTGAACCAATATTTCAAGAAATTGAAGACGAAAAGCTACTAAAATACTTAAAAGAACAACTAAAGGGAATGATTTAATGAATTTTAAAGATAATTTTTCATATTTTAAAAACAATAGTAAGGAAATTTATTTCGATTCAGCTGCGACATCAATTAAATTTGATAAAGTTATAAAAGCTCAAAGCGACTATGATTTAAAGATTGGAGCAAATACGCACAATAATCTATTTGATAATGCTTATAAAGCAAATCAAATGGTTAGTGAAACTAGGTCTAAAATAGCAAAGTTTATTGGTATTGATGATAAAAATGAAATTATTTTCACAAGTGGAACTACACATTCATTAAATCAATTGGCTTTTGGTATGAGAAATTATCTTAAAAAAAATGATGAAATTTTATTAACTAAGTTGGAGCATTCATCTAATTTATTACCTTGAATGGTGTTGGCACAAGAAGAAAGTTTAAAAATTGATTATTTAGATTTGGATGAAAATTTTTTAATTGACATCTCAAAACTTAAAAATAAAATAACCACTAAAACTAAAATTATTTCTTTTGCAATGAACTCAAATACAACTGCGGGTTTAAATGATGTTGTAGCCATAGTTAAAGAAATTAGAAAACTTAATAAGAAAATTATAATCATTTTAGATTTAGCACAATCAATCAAACAAAATAAAATTAATATTAAACAATTAGATGTTGATTGCATTGCTTTTTCAACACATAAGATTTATGGTCCTTTTGGATTAGGCATCTTATGGGCGAGAAAAGAAATTTTAGAGTTTCTAAATCCAATTTTTTATGGTGGGGGTAATAATATAAGTATTAGTACAAATACTTATAAATTAGCACCAATTCCTGATAAATTTGAGGCAGGAACTCTTAACTTGTCAGCTATTTATGCTTTTAAGGTCTGTTTAGATATATTAGAAGAGTTAAAAATTGAAAAAATGATTGCTTATGAAGAAGAATTGAAAAAATATTTTAGAGATAAAGTTAAAGATATTGATCATAAGAAATTTGAATTCTATAATCTTGAAAATGATCAACCAATTGTGCTATTTAATATGAAAAATGTAAACTCACAAGACTTTGGATCTTTTTTAAATAAAAAATATAATATCTCTGTAAGAGTTGGAAAGCATTGCTCAAGATTGGCAAATGAACTTTTTAAAGTAAGTTCAACTATTAGAGCTAGTTTTTCAATTTATAATACTAAAGAAGATATTGATAAATTTATTGAAGCTTTAAAAGATTGTGATAATTGAATTAATGAGATTTTATAAAGGAGTGATTATGTAATGTTTGATAAAAATGATAAGATTCAATTAAGGCAAATAATTATGGAGCACTATACGCAACCAGATTTTAAAGGCCTTATTGAAAATGAAAAATCAATTATTAAATTTCAAGATTCACCAACTTGTGCAGATGAAATTAATGTTCAATTACTAATAGAAGGTGAAAAAATTGTAGATGCAAGATTTGATGGCAATGCTTGTGCAATATCAACTGCTTCAACTGACATATTATGTTCAAAATTAATAAATTTGACTCGTCAAGAAGCTAAAAAACAGCTTTTTAATTATTTTAATATGATAGCTGGCAATGATTATGATGAAGAAATATTAGATGAATTAATTGCTTTTTGAGAAATTAATAAGCAAGGAAATAGAATTAATTGTGCTCTTTTAGGAGCTGATGGTTTGAAGTGAATTGTAAATAAGGAGGTGTAGGATATGAAAAAATTAAAACAAGAAGAAGAAATTAAACAAATATCTGATTATAAGTATGGGTTTAATGAAGGTGAAGTTTCAACATATAAAGTTCAAAAAGGTTTAAATGAAACTGTTGTAAGAGAAATATCAAAACATAAAAATGAACCACAATGAATGCTTGATTACAGACTAGAAAGTTTAAGGGTTTTTGAGAAAAAAACTCAACCAAGTTTTGGTCCAGACTTAAATTGAATCGATTTTAATGATTATTATTATTATACTGAAGGAGCAGGTAAAACTGTAAGGTCTTGAGATGATATTCCAGATAATATCAAAAGAACTTTTGATCGTCTTGGAATTCCAGAAGCAGAGAAAAACTTTTTAGCAGGAATTAATGCACAATGAGATGCACGCCCAGTTTATGAAAGAATGAATGAAGAATTAGTAAAACAAGGAGTGCTTTTTACTGACTGTGATACAGCTTTAAGAAAATATCCTGAAATCTTTAAAAAGTATTTTGGTCAATTAGTTAAAAATGATGATAATAAATATGCTTCTTTAAATGCAGCTGTTTGATCAGGGGGAACTTTTATTTATATCCCAAAAGGAGTTAAATTAGAAAAACCTTTACAAGCTTATTTCAGAATAAATTATCAATCTTCAGGACAATTTGAAAGAACTTTAATTATTGTAGAAGATGACGCACAATTACATTATATTGAAGGATGTACTGCACCAGTTTATTCAGAAAATAATTTACACGCGGCTATTGTTGAAATATTTGTTGGAAAAAGATCAAGTGTAAGATATACAACAGTTCAAAACTGAAGTGATAATGTTTTAAACTTAGTTACAAAAAGAAGTATTGTTGAAGAAGATGGAAGAATGGAATGAATTGATGGAAATATTGGCTCAAAAGTCAATATGAAATATCCTTCATGTATTTTAAAAGGTGACAGAGCACAGGGAGATACTATCTCAATTGCTGTTGCTAAAAAGGGTGTTTATCAAGACGCAGGAAGTAAAATGATTCATTTAGGAAAAGAAACTAAATCAAAAATAATCTCAAAATCAATTACTTTCCAAGGGGGAACTGCAAATTATAGAGGGCTTGCATATATTGGTCCAGAAGCTATAAACTCAAAAGCAAGAGTTGAATGTGATACATTAATTTTAGATAATCAATCACACTCAGATACAATTCCTCAAAATAAAGTTCATAACAATCAATCTCAAATTGAACATGAGGCAACTGTCTCAAAAGTTAGTGAAGAACAGTTATTCTATTTAATGAGTAGAGGACTTGATGAACAGGAAGCTTTGGAAATAATTGTTATGGGGTTCTTAGAACCATTTACAAAAGAATTACCTCTAGAATATGCAGTTGAACTAAATCAACTTATAAAAATGGATATGGAAGGTTCTGTAGGTTAAGAAAACTTAGTAAGGAGATAATATGTCTATGCTTAAAAAAGATAAGATAAAAAAATGGTTTAAATATTTTTTTTATGTATGGTGTACTTTAGCTTTAGCTTTAGCACTTTTATTAGATCTCATTTGTGGAATCCTATATGATCCAAACAAAAGAGATTTTAATGTTGCTATTATAGAACAATCAATTTATTTTTCAGTTTGAGTTGCAGCTTTAACTTCAATATTTGGTTTAATAAATTGAATTCATTTTCATAGTAAAAATATGGCTAAATGAATGGTTGGCAAAAATATTCATACTTCAATCACAACCTTAAATGTCTTAATTTTTATACTATTTAATGTTACATTTATAGTTCAAAAAGGAGACATAATTGGTTTTGATACTTGATATGGAAGGACTAAATCTATAATTGAGCATTTTATAACACCAATTATGGTTTTAACTTTCTATTTTATTTATCAAAATGAAAAGGTAGAAGATAAAGTATTTATCAAAAAATATTGTTGATTTAATTTAATTTTTGTAACAATTTACTCTTTTTATATTATTTTAAGAATGATTATGCTATTAAAATTAGAGATTGAAACCAATGAAACATTACCCTTAATTCCATATCCACAAATTGATCCAACAATTGTAGGCTATCCTTTATTTATAACAGGTACATTATGTGCTATTTTTGGAACTGTTTTTATCTCAGTCTTTTTTAATAAGATGTCAAATCTTAACTATTCAGCAATTCAAAAGAATTTGGTGGAAAATGAAGCAAAGAAAAAGATTAGTTAAAAAAACGTTGGTTTAACCAACGTTTTTTTATCATTAAATATATCACTCTTATTGAAATAACCTTATGTATTTAGTGCCTTTTTTGTTACTTTTTTATTAGTACATTTATAGCAAAATAGGGCAGTTAATTCAATTTTAAAACTCATTTTTCCAGTTTTAAAAGAGAAATTATTAATTTCAGGAATAGTTTTATCTACTGTTTCAAATCATGACATATATTTTTTTGAGTTACATTTTTTCTTACAATTAGTACATAAAACTGAATTCACTTCATAACGCTTTAAAACAGCTCTTATTTCTGCCAGATATCATTCGAAATCATTTTTTGAATATTCATCTGAGAAGTATTTATTAAAGGCATCTAATAATGCTCTCTCAGCTGCATCAAATTTTTGCTTCTTATCATTGTACTTCTTTACTAAAAAAGGTATTAGTAAAGAAGCTGTAAATACAGTTATTGTTGAAACTGCAGTTAAAATAGTATTTATTATCTCTGTTTCATATGTTAAAAAAATCATTAAATTAGTCTCCTAGTTCCAATTTACATTACAAGTTCTACACCATCAATATCATAGGGGAATTCTTCAATTAAAACTCCCTCAACACCTTCTTTAAAAGTTAATTCAGTAAGTCCACATCCAACACAATTACCCTTAAGACGGATATAAACAAGTCTATCTTTTATAGCAACAAATTCCATATCTCCACCATCTTGTGTAATATACATTCTTAATTGCTCAAGTGTAGCCTTTACTTTCTCTTCTAAATTATTTTTTTCCAAAAAATCACCTACTTTTAAAAATTTTTTTCAAAATAATTATTTCTATCACAATTTAAGTTTATAATTATTTTGTAAGGAGAGCAAGAGTATGTTGAATAAAGGACAAAAAGTAGAAGCAAAGATTACAGCAATTGTTAACTACGGTGCTTTTTGTGAAATTCACGATGACAATGAACTAGTTAAAGGACTAATTCATATTTCTGAAATATCGGATTTTTTTGTTAAAAATATTGACGAATTCTTAATGATAAATGAATCATATGAAGTTGAAGTTATTGAGTATTTAGAAGACAAAAAACAAGTTAAATTGAGTTACAAAGCAAATAGGCCGCATTTATTAAAGTCATCAGAAACCAAAATACCAGAGACAAAAAGTGGTTTTGATAATTTAAAAAATAGCGTAGAATCAAAGTAGTCATAAGGAGAGTATTAGCAATATGATAAAAATAAGTTTTAAAGACTCAAAAATTAAAAGTGAGATTAATAAATTTAGGGAAGCAAAAATTAAAGAAGTACATGATATGATTGAAAATAAAACTGGTGTAGGTAGTGAATTTTTAGGGTGAAATAACTGACCAGTGAATTTTGATAAAGATGAATTAAAAACAATGAAAAAAGTAGCACAAGAGCTTAGAAATAAAATTGACATTCTTCTAGTTGTAGGAATTGGAGGAAGTTATTTAGGAGCACGTGCAGCCGATGAAATGATCAGAGGTTTATACACAAAAGATAAAGTAGAATTAATCTATATAGGAAATACTATATCATCCACATATACTCAACAAGTAGTTGACTATATTAAAGATAAAGAATTTGGTATTGTAAATATATCAAAATCAGGAACTACAACAGAACCTGGAATAGCATTTAGAGTATTTGAAAAACTTTTAGTTGATCTAAAAGGAAAGCAAAATGCAAAAGAAAGAATTGTAGCAGTAACTGATAAAGCTAAGGGAGCTTTAAAAGAACTTGCAACAGCTGAAGGCTATGAAACATTTACAATTCCAGATGATATCGGTGGAAGGTTTTCAGTATTTACACCAGTAGGAATTTTTCCTTTATTAGTAGCGGGAGTTAATGTTGATGAAATCTTTAAGGGAGCTAAAAAAGCTATGCAAGATACAAAAAACATTAATAATGATGCTTATAAGTATGCAATAGCAAGATATATTTTGCATATTGAAAAAGGTTATAAAGCCGAAACTTTAGTAGGTTATGAACTTCAAATGCAAACATTTACAGAATGATGAAAACAATTATTTGGAGAATCAGAAGGTAAAGAAGGCAAAGGTTTATTTCCTACAAGTTGTATTTTTTCAACGGATTTACATTCATTAGGACAATTTATTCAAGAGGGTACAAAAAACATATTATTTGAAACAATAATAGATGTTAAGAAACCTAATTTTGATTTAAAAGTTCCAAAAAATAGTGACGATTTAGATGGTTTAAACTATTTAACAACTAAATCATTTCATGAAATTAATAAGATAGCACTTGAAGGTGTTATTGATGCCCATGCAAATACTGGAGAAGTTCCAAATATTGTATTAGAATTTGATAAGATGGATGCTGAAATGTTTGGCTATGCAGCTTATTGATTTATGAAAGCATGTGCAATGAGCGGATATTTATTAGGTATTAATCCTTTTAATCAACCAGGAGTTGAAGTCTATAAAGCAAATATGTTTAAATTGCTAAAAAAACCAGGATTTTAAAAAAATAAAAAAATGATAGACTACTATCATTTTTTTAAACTAAAATTACTTTATATAGGAGTGAAAAAAAATGTTAACAAAAGAAAATTTGATTTATTTAAAAGAGAAACAGATAATCTTGGATAAATATATAATCGATACAAAAAAAATAGTTGTAGATAAGAAAATAATTAAAAAGAAAATAATAGCTTTTCTTGTTGAGGTATCAGAATTTATTAATGAATATAGAGCCTTTAAATATTGATCAAATAAGCCGGCAAGTGAAAGATCGATAATATTAGAGGAATTAATTGATTGTGTACATTTTATTATAAGTTTAGGAATTGATATAAATTTTGACTTTTTAAAATTTAATAATAAAATTATAAAGGCTAGTGATGTTGATTCATGAAGTATTAATGTTTATAGAAAAGCTTTAATATTTGAAGATAAATTTAATAGTGAATCTTATAGTGAGTTATTAGATGAGTTTTTATCAGTTATGTACATTTTAGAAATTACAACTGATGAAATTATTAGTATTTATAACAAAAAAAATGAAATAAATTTTAATAGACAAGATACTGGTTATTAGTTTTTTAAAAAAGAAGAAGGGGATTAATAATGTCAAATAAAGATTTTAAAAATATATATAATTATCAGCCTTTAGACCCACATGACCCAAAAATGCCTTCTTTAACAAAAACTGAATCAACTTAT
It encodes:
- a CDS encoding NifU family protein, producing MEKNNLEEKVKATLEQLRMYITQDGGDMEFVAIKDRLVYIRLKGNCVGCGLTELTFKEGVEGVLIEEFPYDIDGVELVM
- a CDS encoding SufD family Fe-S cluster assembly protein, producing the protein MTNLKLNESYIDFRNKLPKSFNFEDNESKIILLENKFGTIDLNIKENVEMNIIVLFLPSSEVSQKDFNINFNLSKNSSLNLKISNIANYDCNDNFTINLNEENTAVEFYNATIINKSFKKNSIINSVHKARNSYSNIRTYEVLKDTSKGFIRCISDIKKGSNQAEAHQELRLLVLDKKAKADSDPVLLIDENDIVASHANAIGMLDPDQVFYLLSRGLNETQAQELIINGYFEPIFQEIEDEKLLKYLKEQLKGMI
- a CDS encoding glucose-6-phosphate isomerase — protein: MIKISFKDSKIKSEINKFREAKIKEVHDMIENKTGVGSEFLGWNNWPVNFDKDELKTMKKVAQELRNKIDILLVVGIGGSYLGARAADEMIRGLYTKDKVELIYIGNTISSTYTQQVVDYIKDKEFGIVNISKSGTTTEPGIAFRVFEKLLVDLKGKQNAKERIVAVTDKAKGALKELATAEGYETFTIPDDIGGRFSVFTPVGIFPLLVAGVNVDEIFKGAKKAMQDTKNINNDAYKYAIARYILHIEKGYKAETLVGYELQMQTFTEWWKQLFGESEGKEGKGLFPTSCIFSTDLHSLGQFIQEGTKNILFETIIDVKKPNFDLKVPKNSDDLDGLNYLTTKSFHEINKIALEGVIDAHANTGEVPNIVLEFDKMDAEMFGYAAYWFMKACAMSGYLLGINPFNQPGVEVYKANMFKLLKKPGF
- a CDS encoding S1 RNA-binding domain-containing protein; its protein translation is MLNKGQKVEAKITAIVNYGAFCEIHDDNELVKGLIHISEISDFFVKNIDEFLMINESYEVEVIEYLEDKKQVKLSYKANRPHLLKSSETKIPETKSGFDNLKNSVESK
- a CDS encoding cysteine desulfurase, whose protein sequence is MNFKDNFSYFKNNSKEIYFDSAATSIKFDKVIKAQSDYDLKIGANTHNNLFDNAYKANQMVSETRSKIAKFIGIDDKNEIIFTSGTTHSLNQLAFGMRNYLKKNDEILLTKLEHSSNLLPWMVLAQEESLKIDYLDLDENFLIDISKLKNKITTKTKIISFAMNSNTTAGLNDVVAIVKEIRKLNKKIIIILDLAQSIKQNKINIKQLDVDCIAFSTHKIYGPFGLGILWARKEILEFLNPIFYGGGNNISISTNTYKLAPIPDKFEAGTLNLSAIYAFKVCLDILEELKIEKMIAYEEELKKYFRDKVKDIDHKKFEFYNLENDQPIVLFNMKNVNSQDFGSFLNKKYNISVRVGKHCSRLANELFKVSSTIRASFSIYNTKEDIDKFIEALKDCDNWINEIL
- the sufB gene encoding Fe-S cluster assembly protein SufB, whose translation is MKKLKQEEEIKQISDYKYGFNEGEVSTYKVQKGLNETVVREISKHKNEPQWMLDYRLESLRVFEKKTQPSFGPDLNWIDFNDYYYYTEGAGKTVRSWDDIPDNIKRTFDRLGIPEAEKNFLAGINAQWDARPVYERMNEELVKQGVLFTDCDTALRKYPEIFKKYFGQLVKNDDNKYASLNAAVWSGGTFIYIPKGVKLEKPLQAYFRINYQSSGQFERTLIIVEDDAQLHYIEGCTAPVYSENNLHAAIVEIFVGKRSSVRYTTVQNWSDNVLNLVTKRSIVEEDGRMEWIDGNIGSKVNMKYPSCILKGDRAQGDTISIAVAKKGVYQDAGSKMIHLGKETKSKIISKSITFQGGTANYRGLAYIGPEAINSKARVECDTLILDNQSHSDTIPQNKVHNNQSQIEHEATVSKVSEEQLFYLMSRGLDEQEALEIIVMGFLEPFTKELPLEYAVELNQLIKMDMEGSVG
- a CDS encoding dUTP diphosphatase, with the translated sequence MLTKENLIYLKEKQIILDKYIIDTKKIVVDKKIIKKKIIAFLVEVSEFINEYRAFKYWSNKPASERSIILEELIDCVHFIISLGIDINFDFLKFNNKIIKASDVDSWSINVYRKALIFEDKFNSESYSELLDEFLSVMYILEITTDEIISIYNKKNEINFNRQDTGY
- the sufU gene encoding Fe-S cluster assembly sulfur transfer protein SufU, with amino-acid sequence MFDKNDKIQLRQIIMEHYTQPDFKGLIENEKSIIKFQDSPTCADEINVQLLIEGEKIVDARFDGNACAISTASTDILCSKLINLTRQEAKKQLFNYFNMIAGNDYDEEILDELIAFWEINKQGNRINCALLGADGLKWIVNKEV